In a single window of the Acyrthosiphon pisum isolate AL4f chromosome X, pea_aphid_22Mar2018_4r6ur, whole genome shotgun sequence genome:
- the LOC100163411 gene encoding WD repeat-containing protein 7 isoform X2 encodes MAGGTSLVVPIVLWGKTPLTHCISCVYLSPDQRTLVTGCYDGQICLWAVSPETLKMTPRCLLVGHTAPVLCLAHASIIADNAFFVSSSENGEMSTWDIVDGKCREVTKSIYIHTNIQAYRMVGTEDVRLFCNGYYAEVIIMNPFTLEIIFSLSSRVNPDWISALYVLKPHTCKDDVVLGLTTTGTVKVWTLEPRDYGPTDVSVYENESKQIRCLNALTMACCSQHQRTVLIVCSKCWQIYDAGDFSALCTVYAPRGERWLGGEFLAPDRVLIWTDDGKGYLYKLPANIVENKNFHKQAEDGDIPYLYSLLSVTSSTHLYCSPAIRFYESFQHGKILIRGDSEGAVNIWKIPELSPAQLSVIKENDSQKKLIGLSPFVSTSLSKAWESMKPNPVGILNQLDCENVPHIKLTASIYLAGQSRLVIGRQDGSIVIIPATQTVMLQLLHGNHQHYKDWPPHQILLGHNGRVNCLLYPHHLHPRYDKSHLLSGGVDFAICLWDLYAGTLLHRFCVHAGEITQLLVPPNTCANPRILKCICAVASDHSVTLLSLSERKCVVLASRHLFPVVTIKWRPLDDFMIVGCSDATVYVWQMETGHLDRVLHGISGEQVLYACDENTTISSTVDSGLANPAVHFFRGLRHRNISAIKHATQRGIHQLQQLHHSAHSDGTDHSKTRAYPLMVQGLRTNPNDPECHILCFDIEALVVQLLSEEYGLMSPKTMEAQGLINATEFQKITALTQSVSSDAHKKIADFFGKVKDKADNMERILKEKDKHGILPKRKDGSETILTKLQSVIEGFDSKSNDKGLNLSGVVCRKVCGANLTMEIAQLLMSLLYAWGLDFEVDKICETKLGLLRPMIPVSFGVISKGGFMSLLLPTWQSSIDLEDNYVKSSNGPLMDLPPEMVRLELLTRLFTARTHWEVSTTVTSQHLIAIVAIANTLLSMSAPCFLENTFSRQQSVKSRSEEGNGEPSTSQVAFIKQGWSQLKTLHCKSLPEKIVNHGSKSYKRIQIEMLAHRWQHHCLEVRTAAQELLLAELERIGPKGRKTLVEFWVQYLPVSNSNGNMKPTAVSSNNLTNLNINENVESSANIQDDDDDDEEEDLCLRKPSSINELRRKQTTAVILMGVMGAEFGQEVNASDNVSISSRSQSGTSIRRKSSIVEGFGIGNNNLSRLTSLALTQLLLTPSSIKLPAHMALRRAAVDLIGRGFAVWEPYFDVSKVLLGILELCCDNDKLVPSMSYGLPLTPSADSYRTARHALISIANVRPAVFITTIAREVARYNSMQQNTQAMNMAISNSVLHRAKPEILSIVEHLIEKMHVEMTDLLVEVMDIILHCVDPTQLKTRPLSEISPAISRFGQVTHCSTSRRIAVGTKNGTIALYELRSSKCQTINAHTAAICACAFSPDGKFLVSYSAAENKLSFWQTSTGMFGLGNSQTKCTKSYSTQKKDSIRASQLRQIKLHWASNRSVRFFSDGLETTFVI; translated from the exons atggccGGAGGAACTAGCTTAGTAGTTCCAATAGTTTTATGGGGTAAAACACCTTTAACACATTGCATTTCATGTGTTTATTTATCTCCGGATCAGCGAACACTAGTAACTGGATGTTATGATGGGCAGATATGTCTTTGGGCAGTATCTCCAGAAACTTTAAAG atGACTCCAAGATGTTTATTAGTTGGTCATACAGCTCCAGTTCTTTGTCTTGCACACGCCAGTATTATTGCTGATAATGCATTCTTTGTTAGTTCATCTGAAAATGG tgAAATGAGTACTTGGGATATAGTTGACGGAAAATGTAGAGAAGttacaaaatcaatttatattcatacaaaCATTCAG gcATACCGTATGGTTGGGACCGAAGATGTACGTTTATTCTGCAATGGATATTATGCTGAGGTCATTATAATGAATCCATTtacattagaaattattttctcTTTATCATCACGTGTCAATCCTGACTGGATAAGTGCCTTATATGTATTGAAACCTCACACATGTAAAG atgatGTTGTTTTGGGATTGACTACAACTGGAACAGTAAAAGTTTGGACTTTAGAGCCAAGAGACTATGGACCTACAGATGTTTCAGTATACGAAAATGAAAGTAAACAAATCAGATGTCTAAATGCTTTGACTATGGCTTGCTGTTCTCAACACCAAAGAACTGTATTAATTGTCTGTTCAAAGTGTTGGCAG ATATATGATGCTGGTGATTTCTCAGCTTTATGTACAGTCTATGCACCTCGAGGAGAACGTTGGTTGGGTGGAGAATTTTTAGCTCCTGATCGCGTACTTATTTGGACAGATGATGGAAAAGGTTATCTATATAAACTACCAGCAAA tattgttgaaaataaaaacttccaTAAGCAAGCTGAGGATGGTGATATTCCCTATCTATACAGTTTACTATCTGTAACTTCAAGCACg caCTTATACTGTTCTCCAGCTATTCGGTTTTATGAATCTTTTCAACAtggaaaaatattgataagaGGCGATTCAGAAGGAGCTGTTAATATATGGAAAATTCCTGAACTTTCTCCAGCTCAGCTAtcagttataaaagaaaatgattctcaaaaaaaattaattg GTCTTTCTCCATTTGTGAGTACAAGTTTATCTAAGGCATGGGAATCTATGAAACCCAATCCAGTTGGAATTCTCAACCAATTG gactGTGAAAATGTACCACATATAAAGTTGACTGCTAGTATATACTTGGCAGGTCAAAGTCGTCTAGTCATTGGTCGTCAAGATGGTTCCATCGTTATCATTCCAGCTACTCAAACAGTAATGTTACAACTATTACATGGAAATCATCAACACTACAaag attggcCACCGCATCAAATTTTACTGGGCCATAATGGACGAGTCAATTGTTTGCTCTATCCACATCATTTGCATCCAAGATATGACAAGTCTCATTTATTATCTGGAGGGGTAGACTTTGCTATATGTTTATGGGACTTATATGCTGGAACATTGCTGCACAGATTTTGTGTTCATGCTGGAGAAATAACACAACTTCTAGTCCCGCCCAATACATGTGCTaat CCTAGAATATTGAAATGCATTTGTGCAGTTGCAAGTGATCATTCCGTTACTTTGTTAAGTTTGTCTGAACGTAAATGTGTGGTGTTAGCATCCAGACACTTATTTCCTGTTGTTACAATTAAATGGCGTCCTTTAGATGATTTTATGATTGTTGGTTGTTCTGATGCCACTGTTTATGTTTGGCAAATGGAAACTG gtCACTTGGATAGAGTGCTACATGGAATTAGCGGGGAACAAGTTCTATATGCATGTGACGAAAACACAACCATATCTAGTACAGTAGATTCGGGTCTGGCTAATCCTGCAGTACATTTCTTCAGAGGGTTACGTCATCGTAATATCAGTGCTATTAAACATGCAACCCag AGAGGAATCCATCAATTGCAACAATTGCATCATTCAGCTCATTCCGATGGCACAGATCATAGTAAAACAAGAGCTTACCCATTAATGGTACAAGGACTTCGAACTAACCCTAATGATCCAGaatgtcatatattatgttttgatattgAGGCTCTAGTTG tgcaACTGTTGAGTGAAGAGTATGGGTTGATGTCTCCAAAAACAATGGAAGCACAGGGTCTGATAAATGCAacagaatttcaaaaaataactgCTCTAACACAGTCTGTATCTTCtgatgctcataaaaaaattgcag acttttttggaaaagttaagGACAAAGCCGACAATATGGAACGCATTTTGAAAGAAAAAGATAAACATG gaatTTTACCTAAAAGAAAGGATGGTTCAGAAACTATACTAACAAAACTACAGTCTGTAATTGAAGGTTTTGATAGCAAATCAAATGATAAAG GTTTGAATCTTAGTGGAGTTGTGTGTCGTAAAGTATGTGGTGCAAATTTGACAATGGAGATTGCCCAATTGTTGATGTCATTACTTTATGCATGGGGTTTAGATTTTGAAGTAGACAAAATTTGTGAAACTAAACTCGGATTATTGCGTCCAATGATTCCTGTATCGTTTGGAGTTATTTCAAAAGGCG GTTTTATGAGCTTATTGTTGCCTACATGGCAAAGTAGTATTGATCTTGAAGATAATTATGTTAAGTCTAGTAATGGTCCACTGATGGATTTACCACCAGAGATGGTTAGGCTTGAATTACTGACTAGGCTTTTCACCGCGAGAACTCACTGGGAAGTAAGCACTACAGTAACTAGTCAGCATTTAATTGCTATAGTGGCTATAGCCAATACACTATTATCCATGAGTGCTCCATGTTTCCTTGAAAACACATTCTCaag gcAACAATCTGTAAAAAGTCGTTCAGAGGAAGGAAATGGAGAACCGAGTACTTCACAGGTTGCATTTATCAAACAAGGATGGTCCCAACTAAAGACATTACATTGTAAATCATTGCCTGAAAAAATTGTCAATCATGGGTCAAAGAGTTACAAACGAATTCAAATTGAAATGCTAGCACACCGTTGGCAACACCATTGTTtggag GTGAGAACAGCAGCTCAAGAATTGTTGTTAGCAGAATTGGAACGAATTGGGCCTAAAGGTCGTAAAACATTAGTAGAATTCTGGGTTCAATATTTACCAGTAAGCAACTCTAACGGTAACATGAAACCTACCGCAGTTAGCTCTAACAATTTAACCaatctaaatattaat GAAAATGTTGAATCATCAGCAAACATTCaagatgatgatgacgatgatgaagAAGAAG ATTTATGTTTAAGAAAACCATCATCTATAAATGAATTGCGTCGTAAACAGACAACTGCTGTAATTTTAATGGGTGTAATGGGAGCTGAGTTTGGCCAGGAAGTTAATGCGTCTGATAATGTTAGTATATCAAGCCGTTCACAGTCTGGAACATCTATTAGAAGAAAAAGTTCAATTGTGGAAGGTTTTGgtataggaaataataatttatcaagacTAACAA gtttgGCATTAACTCAATTGCTTTTAACACCATCCTCTATCAAATTGCCCGCTCACATGGCATTACGAAGAGCAGCAGTAGATTTGATTGGCCGTGGTTTTGCTGTATGGGAACCTTATTTTGATGTCAGCAAAGTGTTATTAGGGATATTAGAATTGTGTTGTGATAATGACAAACTGGTTCCTAG cATGTCTTATGGGTTACCTTTGACACCTTCTGCTGATTCATACCGAACTGCTCGGCATGCACTCATATCAATAGCAAATGTTCGCCCTGCTGTGTTCATAACAACTATTGCCAGagag GTGGCTCGTTACAACAGTATGCAACAGAATACTCAGGCTATGAATATGGCTATAAGTAATTCAGTTTTGCACAGAGCAAAACCAGAAATTTTATCTATTGTGGAACATTTGATCGAAAAAATGCATGTTGAAATGACAGATTTACTAGTGGag GTAATGGACATCATACTGCACTGTGTAGATCCAACACAACTCAAAACCCGTCCTCTGTCTGAGATTTCTCCAGCCATAAGCAGATTTGGCCAGGTGACCCATTGTTCAACATCAAGACGCATAGCTGTAGGCACCAAAAATGGCACAATTGCACTATATGAATTAAGATCGTCCAAATGCCAG ACCATTAATGCACACACTGCAGCTATCTGTGCATGTGCATTTTCACCAGACGGCAAATTCCTTGTGTCATACAGTGCAGCAGAAAACAAATTATCCTTCTGGCAAACGTCTACTGGTATGTTTGGTTTAGGCAACAGTCAAACCAAGTGCACTAAATCATATAGCACTCAGAAAAAAGATTCGATACGTGCTAGCCAACTGCGGCAAATCAAGTTGCACTGGGCAAGTAACCGCAGCGTTAGATTTTTTTCAGACGGTTTAGAAACAACATTTgtcatttaa
- the LOC100163411 gene encoding WD repeat-containing protein 7 isoform X4 codes for MAGGTSLVVPIVLWGKTPLTHCISCVYLSPDQRTLVTGCYDGQICLWAVSPETLKMTPRCLLVGHTAPVLCLAHASIIADNAFFVSSSENGEMSTWDIVDGKCREVTKSIYIHTNIQAYRMVGTEDVRLFCNGYYAEVIIMNPFTLEIIFSLSSRVNPDWISALYVLKPHTCKDDVVLGLTTTGTVKVWTLEPRDYGPTDVSVYENESKQIRCLNALTMACCSQHQRTVLIVCSKCWQIYDAGDFSALCTVYAPRGERWLGGEFLAPDRVLIWTDDGKGYLYKLPANSIVENKNFHKQAEDGDIPYLYSLLSVTSSTHLYCSPAIRFYESFQHGKILIRGDSEGAVNIWKIPELSPAQLSVIKENDSQKKLIGLSPFVSTSLSKAWESMKPNPVGILNQLDCENVPHIKLTASIYLAGQSRLVIGRQDGSIVIIPATQTVMLQLLHGNHQHYKDWPPHQILLGHNGRVNCLLYPHHLHPRYDKSHLLSGGVDFAICLWDLYAGTLLHRFCVHAGEITQLLVPPNTCANPRILKCICAVASDHSVTLLSLSERKCVVLASRHLFPVVTIKWRPLDDFMIVGCSDATVYVWQMETGHLDRVLHGISGEQVLYACDENTTISSTVDSGLANPAVHFFRGLRHRNISAIKHATQRGIHQLQQLHHSAHSDGTDHSKTRAYPLMVQGLRTNPNDPECHILCFDIEALVVQLLSEEYGLMSPKTMEAQGLINATEFQKITALTQSVSSDAHKKIADFFGKVKDKADNMERILKEKDKHGILPKRKDGSETILTKLQSVIEGFDSKSNDKGLNLSGVVCRKVCGANLTMEIAQLLMSLLYAWGLDFEVDKICETKLGLLRPMIPVSFGVISKGGFMSLLLPTWQSSIDLEDNYVKSSNGPLMDLPPEMVRLELLTRLFTARTHWEVSTTVTSQHLIAIVAIANTLLSMSAPCFLENTFSRQQSVKSRSEEGNGEPSTSQVAFIKQGWSQLKTLHCKSLPEKIVNHGSKSYKRIQIEMLAHRWQHHCLEVRTAAQELLLAELERIGPKGRKTLVEFWVQYLPENVESSANIQDDDDDDEEEDLCLRKPSSINELRRKQTTAVILMGVMGAEFGQEVNASDNVSISSRSQSGTSIRRKSSIVEGFGIGNNNLSRLTSLALTQLLLTPSSIKLPAHMALRRAAVDLIGRGFAVWEPYFDVSKVLLGILELCCDNDKLVPSMSYGLPLTPSADSYRTARHALISIANVRPAVFITTIAREVARYNSMQQNTQAMNMAISNSVLHRAKPEILSIVEHLIEKMHVEMTDLLVEVMDIILHCVDPTQLKTRPLSEISPAISRFGQVTHCSTSRRIAVGTKNGTIALYELRSSKCQTINAHTAAICACAFSPDGKFLVSYSAAENKLSFWQTSTGMFGLGNSQTKCTKSYSTQKKDSIRASQLRQIKLHWASNRSVRFFSDGLETTFVI; via the exons atggccGGAGGAACTAGCTTAGTAGTTCCAATAGTTTTATGGGGTAAAACACCTTTAACACATTGCATTTCATGTGTTTATTTATCTCCGGATCAGCGAACACTAGTAACTGGATGTTATGATGGGCAGATATGTCTTTGGGCAGTATCTCCAGAAACTTTAAAG atGACTCCAAGATGTTTATTAGTTGGTCATACAGCTCCAGTTCTTTGTCTTGCACACGCCAGTATTATTGCTGATAATGCATTCTTTGTTAGTTCATCTGAAAATGG tgAAATGAGTACTTGGGATATAGTTGACGGAAAATGTAGAGAAGttacaaaatcaatttatattcatacaaaCATTCAG gcATACCGTATGGTTGGGACCGAAGATGTACGTTTATTCTGCAATGGATATTATGCTGAGGTCATTATAATGAATCCATTtacattagaaattattttctcTTTATCATCACGTGTCAATCCTGACTGGATAAGTGCCTTATATGTATTGAAACCTCACACATGTAAAG atgatGTTGTTTTGGGATTGACTACAACTGGAACAGTAAAAGTTTGGACTTTAGAGCCAAGAGACTATGGACCTACAGATGTTTCAGTATACGAAAATGAAAGTAAACAAATCAGATGTCTAAATGCTTTGACTATGGCTTGCTGTTCTCAACACCAAAGAACTGTATTAATTGTCTGTTCAAAGTGTTGGCAG ATATATGATGCTGGTGATTTCTCAGCTTTATGTACAGTCTATGCACCTCGAGGAGAACGTTGGTTGGGTGGAGAATTTTTAGCTCCTGATCGCGTACTTATTTGGACAGATGATGGAAAAGGTTATCTATATAAACTACCAGCAAA tagtattgttgaaaataaaaacttccaTAAGCAAGCTGAGGATGGTGATATTCCCTATCTATACAGTTTACTATCTGTAACTTCAAGCACg caCTTATACTGTTCTCCAGCTATTCGGTTTTATGAATCTTTTCAACAtggaaaaatattgataagaGGCGATTCAGAAGGAGCTGTTAATATATGGAAAATTCCTGAACTTTCTCCAGCTCAGCTAtcagttataaaagaaaatgattctcaaaaaaaattaattg GTCTTTCTCCATTTGTGAGTACAAGTTTATCTAAGGCATGGGAATCTATGAAACCCAATCCAGTTGGAATTCTCAACCAATTG gactGTGAAAATGTACCACATATAAAGTTGACTGCTAGTATATACTTGGCAGGTCAAAGTCGTCTAGTCATTGGTCGTCAAGATGGTTCCATCGTTATCATTCCAGCTACTCAAACAGTAATGTTACAACTATTACATGGAAATCATCAACACTACAaag attggcCACCGCATCAAATTTTACTGGGCCATAATGGACGAGTCAATTGTTTGCTCTATCCACATCATTTGCATCCAAGATATGACAAGTCTCATTTATTATCTGGAGGGGTAGACTTTGCTATATGTTTATGGGACTTATATGCTGGAACATTGCTGCACAGATTTTGTGTTCATGCTGGAGAAATAACACAACTTCTAGTCCCGCCCAATACATGTGCTaat CCTAGAATATTGAAATGCATTTGTGCAGTTGCAAGTGATCATTCCGTTACTTTGTTAAGTTTGTCTGAACGTAAATGTGTGGTGTTAGCATCCAGACACTTATTTCCTGTTGTTACAATTAAATGGCGTCCTTTAGATGATTTTATGATTGTTGGTTGTTCTGATGCCACTGTTTATGTTTGGCAAATGGAAACTG gtCACTTGGATAGAGTGCTACATGGAATTAGCGGGGAACAAGTTCTATATGCATGTGACGAAAACACAACCATATCTAGTACAGTAGATTCGGGTCTGGCTAATCCTGCAGTACATTTCTTCAGAGGGTTACGTCATCGTAATATCAGTGCTATTAAACATGCAACCCag AGAGGAATCCATCAATTGCAACAATTGCATCATTCAGCTCATTCCGATGGCACAGATCATAGTAAAACAAGAGCTTACCCATTAATGGTACAAGGACTTCGAACTAACCCTAATGATCCAGaatgtcatatattatgttttgatattgAGGCTCTAGTTG tgcaACTGTTGAGTGAAGAGTATGGGTTGATGTCTCCAAAAACAATGGAAGCACAGGGTCTGATAAATGCAacagaatttcaaaaaataactgCTCTAACACAGTCTGTATCTTCtgatgctcataaaaaaattgcag acttttttggaaaagttaagGACAAAGCCGACAATATGGAACGCATTTTGAAAGAAAAAGATAAACATG gaatTTTACCTAAAAGAAAGGATGGTTCAGAAACTATACTAACAAAACTACAGTCTGTAATTGAAGGTTTTGATAGCAAATCAAATGATAAAG GTTTGAATCTTAGTGGAGTTGTGTGTCGTAAAGTATGTGGTGCAAATTTGACAATGGAGATTGCCCAATTGTTGATGTCATTACTTTATGCATGGGGTTTAGATTTTGAAGTAGACAAAATTTGTGAAACTAAACTCGGATTATTGCGTCCAATGATTCCTGTATCGTTTGGAGTTATTTCAAAAGGCG GTTTTATGAGCTTATTGTTGCCTACATGGCAAAGTAGTATTGATCTTGAAGATAATTATGTTAAGTCTAGTAATGGTCCACTGATGGATTTACCACCAGAGATGGTTAGGCTTGAATTACTGACTAGGCTTTTCACCGCGAGAACTCACTGGGAAGTAAGCACTACAGTAACTAGTCAGCATTTAATTGCTATAGTGGCTATAGCCAATACACTATTATCCATGAGTGCTCCATGTTTCCTTGAAAACACATTCTCaag gcAACAATCTGTAAAAAGTCGTTCAGAGGAAGGAAATGGAGAACCGAGTACTTCACAGGTTGCATTTATCAAACAAGGATGGTCCCAACTAAAGACATTACATTGTAAATCATTGCCTGAAAAAATTGTCAATCATGGGTCAAAGAGTTACAAACGAATTCAAATTGAAATGCTAGCACACCGTTGGCAACACCATTGTTtggag GTGAGAACAGCAGCTCAAGAATTGTTGTTAGCAGAATTGGAACGAATTGGGCCTAAAGGTCGTAAAACATTAGTAGAATTCTGGGTTCAATATTTACCA GAAAATGTTGAATCATCAGCAAACATTCaagatgatgatgacgatgatgaagAAGAAG ATTTATGTTTAAGAAAACCATCATCTATAAATGAATTGCGTCGTAAACAGACAACTGCTGTAATTTTAATGGGTGTAATGGGAGCTGAGTTTGGCCAGGAAGTTAATGCGTCTGATAATGTTAGTATATCAAGCCGTTCACAGTCTGGAACATCTATTAGAAGAAAAAGTTCAATTGTGGAAGGTTTTGgtataggaaataataatttatcaagacTAACAA gtttgGCATTAACTCAATTGCTTTTAACACCATCCTCTATCAAATTGCCCGCTCACATGGCATTACGAAGAGCAGCAGTAGATTTGATTGGCCGTGGTTTTGCTGTATGGGAACCTTATTTTGATGTCAGCAAAGTGTTATTAGGGATATTAGAATTGTGTTGTGATAATGACAAACTGGTTCCTAG cATGTCTTATGGGTTACCTTTGACACCTTCTGCTGATTCATACCGAACTGCTCGGCATGCACTCATATCAATAGCAAATGTTCGCCCTGCTGTGTTCATAACAACTATTGCCAGagag GTGGCTCGTTACAACAGTATGCAACAGAATACTCAGGCTATGAATATGGCTATAAGTAATTCAGTTTTGCACAGAGCAAAACCAGAAATTTTATCTATTGTGGAACATTTGATCGAAAAAATGCATGTTGAAATGACAGATTTACTAGTGGag GTAATGGACATCATACTGCACTGTGTAGATCCAACACAACTCAAAACCCGTCCTCTGTCTGAGATTTCTCCAGCCATAAGCAGATTTGGCCAGGTGACCCATTGTTCAACATCAAGACGCATAGCTGTAGGCACCAAAAATGGCACAATTGCACTATATGAATTAAGATCGTCCAAATGCCAG ACCATTAATGCACACACTGCAGCTATCTGTGCATGTGCATTTTCACCAGACGGCAAATTCCTTGTGTCATACAGTGCAGCAGAAAACAAATTATCCTTCTGGCAAACGTCTACTGGTATGTTTGGTTTAGGCAACAGTCAAACCAAGTGCACTAAATCATATAGCACTCAGAAAAAAGATTCGATACGTGCTAGCCAACTGCGGCAAATCAAGTTGCACTGGGCAAGTAACCGCAGCGTTAGATTTTTTTCAGACGGTTTAGAAACAACATTTgtcatttaa